The genomic stretch CAGGGCCGTCAACGGCAGCAGGATGGCCAGCAGCAGGGGCAGGCAAGGCAAGGGTCGGTCCATGGCGGCGCTCCGGCGGCGGGCGCCGGATGCGCCCCTGCGTGCCGTTTAGCACCGGGGCAGGGGGCGGGCAATGGCGATTTTAGGCTTTTGGCCGGTTGGCCGACCTGCGGTGGTCAGCGGAGAGGCTGCGGCCGCGCGCCTTGTCGCGCAAGACGAAACGCCCCGGCTGCCGGCCCTGCCCCCCACCCGCGACCGGGAGAGGGGCTTTGGAGCCTGTCCGCTTACGGCGTGGGCTTGGGCGCCGGCTCGTCGGGCACCTCAGGCTCGGGAGCGTCGATGTTGGGCGCGGCCGACCGGATGCGGGTGCCGACCTCCTCGACCTTTTCGACATCGCCGATATCGACGGTACCCACGCGCGGCTTCATCCAGATCTGATCGTGCCACTGCGCGTACTGTTCCGGATCCCAGTAACGCTCGTCGTAGAACTTGGACCCGGAAATGACCTGCTGGCTGCCGCCAGGGCCCGGCACGATGATCTGCATGTTGCCGGTGAAACCGGTACGGCTGCCGGTGGTCTGACGCCGGCCGCGCCGCAGCTCGCGATTCAAACGCTCGCGCGCCGCCGCATCGCCATTGACCGCGTAGAGGGCCGGCCCCTCGGCCAGCGCACGGGCGCGCTCATCCTCGGACATTTCACGCCAGTACTTCTCACGTAGCAACAGGAAACCGCGGTAGCCGCGTTCGGCGGCCAAGTCCATCCAGACGTAAGCCAGAGCCCGGTCCTTGGGGGCACCTTCGCCATTCCACAGCATCTCACCGACCATGCCCTGCGACGCCTTGTCGGAGTAGTAGCCCGCGCGGACGAAGAACTTCATCGCCTTTTCGAGCTTCTTGTCCTTGTACGCCTCGATGCCGAGCAGGCGATAGCGCAGATCCGGGTGGTGGGTCAGGAAACCGCCGCTGAGGATCAGCGGGTCTTCCGTGGGATCCGGCGGCGGCGCAGCCCGCTTTTCGGCCGCAATGGCCCCTATCGACAGCGGCAACAAGGCCAACAGCAGGATCGTCATACGCATTACGGCAGTTCCTTCTTACGGTTCTGGAGTTCCAGGGAGCCAGAGTAGCCGGTCCGGGCCACCCGAGCGGGTAAACTGATGGGCTATAGCTAGGTAGTCGGCCCCACCGGCCGAAACATGACAACGATGCACGGCCTCAATCCCCCCCAGCGCGCCGCCGTCCTCGCCACCGAGGGCCCCCTGCTCGTGCTTGCCGGCGCAGGCAGCGGCAAGACGCGCGTGATCGTCGAGAAGATCGCCCACCTGATCGGCTCCGGCCGCATGCCGGCCAAGCGCATCGCCGCCATCACCTTCACCAACAAATCGGCGAAGGAAATGAAGGAGCGCGTGGCCAAGCGCATCAAGGGCGACGCGACCGAAGGCCTGACCATCTGCACCTTCCATGCGCTGGGCCTGCGCTTTCTGCAGATCGAGCACGCCAAGGCCGGCCTGCGCCGCGGTTTCAGCGTGTTCGACAGCGACGACAGCGCCGCGCAGGTCAAGGACCTGTTGCCGCCGGGCAGCAAGCCCGACGTGCTCGACAACATGCGCGGGCTGATCTCGCGCGCCAAGAACGCGGGCCTGTCGCCGGAGGAAGCGCTGGCAGCCGCGGGCAGCCCGCGCGAGATGGAAGCCGCGCTGCTGTACCAGCGCTACCAGCAGCGCCTGACCACGTTCAACGCGGTCGACTTCGACGACCTGATCCGCCTGCCGGTGCAGATGCTGGAAAGCGACGAAGACCTGCGCCTGGGCTGGCGCGAGCGCATCGGCTATTTGCTGGTGGACGAATGCCAGGACACCAATGACGCCCAGTACCGCCTGCTCAAGGCCCTGGCCGGTCCGCGCGGGCTGTTCACCTGCGTGGGCGACGACGACCAGTCGATCTATGCCTGGCGCGGCGCCAACCCGGACAACCTGCTGCAGCTGGGGCAGGACTATCCGGCGCTGCAGATCGTCAAGCTCGAACAGAACTACCGCTGCAGCAACCGCGTGCTGCGCGCGGCCAACACCCTGATCGCCAACAACCCGCACGAGCACCCCAAGACGCTGTGGAGCGACCAGCCCGACGGCGAGCGCATCCGCGTATGGGAATGCCGCGACAGCGCGCACGAGGCCGAGAAGGTCGCCAGCGAAATCCACTTTCTGGCGCAGAAGCACGAGGCGCCGTGGAGCGATTTCTGCATCCTGTTCCGCGGCAATCATCAAAGCCGCGCGCTGGAAAAGGCGCTGCAGCTGCTGCGCGTGCCCTATCACCTCACCGGCGGCACCGCGTTCCTGGAGCGCGGCGAGGTCAAGGACGCGCTGTCCTGGCTGCGCCTGATCGCCAACCCCGACGACGACGCCGCATTCCTGCGCGCGGTCGGCTCGCCCAAGCGCGAGGTCGGCGCGACCACGCTGGCCAAGCTGGCGGAACTGGCGCAGCAGGCGCATATGCCGATGTCGCGCGCGGCCGAGTCCATGCACGCGCTGAAACAGCTGACCCCGCGCGCGGCCAACGCGCTGGACGGTTTCACCCAGATCGTGCGCGGCCTGCGCGGCGAGGCGCAGCGCGTGTCGCCGGCCGAGCTGGTGCGCACCCTGGCCGAGCGCAGCGGGCTGCTCGCCGCGATCCGCGCCCAATGCAAGGACGAGGCCAGTTTCCAGCGCCGCAAAGCCAACCTGGAAGAGCTCTCGGACTGGTTCGACGCGGGCAAGGGCGCCGGCCCCGGCGAGTTGGCCGCGCAGCTGGCGCTGCTGTCGCACGCCGACAAGGGCGAGGCCGGCAATCAGGTGCGGCTGATGAGCCTGCATGCGGCCAAGGGCCTGGAATTCCGCTTCGTGTTCATCGTCGGCGTGGAGGAGGGCAACCTGCCGCACGAGGCCAGCATCGAGGAAGGCCGCCTGGACGAGGAGCGGCGCCTGATGTACGTGGGCATCACCCGCGCCAAGCAGGCCCTGTACCTGTCGCATTCGCGCGAGACCCAGCGCTGGGGCGACCGCATCCGCCTGCTGCCTAGCCGCTTCATCGAGGAACTGCCGGCCGGCGAGCTGCAGCGCGACGGCGCCGACCCGGTGGCCGACGCCGCCCGCAAGCAGGAACGCGCCAGCGCCGGCTTCGCGGCGATCAAGGCGCTGCTGGAAGGCGGATAATCCCCCCTGCCCCGTCCCCCTCCGCAAGGATGCGACCCATGCCCGTGCAGATCCGCCCCGCCACGACCGCCGATCACCCGGCGATCGTGGCGCTGAACCTGGAATCGGAACACCTGCTCAGCCCGATGGACGGCCCGCGCCTGGCGCGGCTGGAGCGCGAGGCCGCCTACCTGCGCGTGGCCGAAGAGGGCGGCGAAGTGCTCGGCTTCCTGCTGGCGCTGCGCGAGGGCGCCGATTACGACAGCCCCAATTATCTGTGGTTCGCGCAGCGCTATCTGCGCTTTCTCTATATCGACCGCGTGGTGGTGGCGCTGCACGCGCAGGGCCGGCGCGTGGGCGCGGCCATGTACGACGACCTGTTCGCGTTTGCGCGCGCGCAGGCGGTGAGCCCGGTGACCTGCGAGTTCTACAGCGAACCTTTGAACGAGCCGTCGCAGCGCTTCCATGCGCGCTACGGATTCCACGAAGTGGGGTCGCAATGGGTGGCCGACGGGGCCAAGCGGGTGTCGCTGCAAGTCGCCACGCCCTGAGCGCCACGTTGCGCGCGTGCGCCGCATGAGGGAAGGTGCGATCTCCGTTCCGTGAGGTCCAGGCCATGTGTACTGCCCTGCTTCGTTCCCGCCGCTATGCGCTCGCGCTCCTCGCGTTGTCCGCCGCGCACGCCGCGGCGGCCGCGCCGCCCGAGTTCCTGACTTCGCCCGATCCGGCGGCCGCGTCGCTGCCGTTTTCCGAAGCGGTGCGCAGCGGCGACCTGTTGTTCCTGTCGGGGCAGATCGGCACGGTGCCGGGCAAGACCGAGGTGGTCGCCGGCGGCATCGCGGCCGAAGCGGAGCAGACGCTGAAGAACATCGAGACGGTGCTGGCGCGGCACGGGGCCGGCATGGGCGACGTGGTGAAGTGCACGGTGTTCCTGGCCGACATCAAGGAATGGCCGGCGTTCAACGAGGTCTACCGCAAGCATTTCAAGCCGCCGTATCCGGCGCGCAGCGCGCTGGCCGCCTCGGGCTTGGCCTTGAACGCGCGCGTCGAGGTGGAATGCATCGCACACGCACCCAAGCGCTAACCGCAACTCCCGCTCCCGCTTTCGCCTTGGGGTAGGAGCGGCGTAAGCCGCGACTGCGCCCCTACGACGAGAGCCACGCACGCCCCTGTAGGAGCTGCGCAAGCTGCGACCGCGAATCCGCACCTACGCCGCAACCCCTCGCTCGCCCTGCTTCCGCCTTTGCTTGTCTTCCCCTTTGAAAAGGGGGATTGAGGGGGATTTGCTTTGGCTCTTAAGCAACAGCAACAGCTTCCGTCCGCAAGCGGCCGGGTAGCTTTCTTTTGATAAGCGTCAAAAGAAAGTAACCAAAGAAAAAACGCTGTCCTTGGACAGAGCTCCCGTGCGAGATCGGAGTGGGCGCCGCCCTACGGGTCTTCTGTTTGCGCGGCGAGTTCGGTGCCCGAGCGAGGATCAAGAGCATTCGCGCTTTGCGCTCACCCCCTCACCCTAACCCTCTCCCGCAAGCGGGAGAGGGGACAGATCCGACGCCGATTTGCTTTAGCCCCTCTCCCATTTACGGGAGAGGGGTTGGGGTGAGGGCCGCCCCACCCGCCAGCCCAAGCACCAACCGCGTCACCCGCCTCCGCTACACTTCAGCCCTTTCCACACTCCGGATCGCGCATGACCGCTCGCGTCCTCACCCTGTCCGTCCTTTCCTGCGCGCTGGCGCTGGCGGCTTGCAAGCGCACCGAGACGCCAGCCGCGGCGCCGGCCGACAACGCTGCGCCCGCGCCCGCGGCCACTGCCGCCGCCAAGCCGGCCGGCCTGGCCGCCGACGACAACCTCAACGCCGTGCTCTGGGTGCAGACCTCGGCCGAGTACCGCGCAGCCACCCAGACCGTCTACCGCGCCGCGGCCGATCACCTGGATGCCGCGCTGAAGCAGAAGAACTGGGACGCGCTGGTGCCGGACGAGCGCGGCAACGCCGCCACCGGCCTGCCGCCGGCGGTGATCATGGACGTGGACGAGACCGTGCTGGACAACTCGCCCTACCAGGCGCGCCTGGTCCGCGACGGCAAGGAATACGACGAAGTCACCTGGGACGCCTGGGTCGCCGAGAAGAAGGCCAAGCCGCTGCCGGGCGTGGTCGATTTCGCCAAGGCCGCCAGCGCCAAGGGCGTGACCATCCTGTACCTGTCCAACCGCGCCGAGCACCTGCAGGCCGCCACCCTGGCCAACCTGCGCGACGCCGGCCTGCCGGTGAAGGACGAGAGCGTGTTCCTGGGCCTGGGCACCTTCGTCGAAGGCTGCGAGCAGAACGGCAGCGAGAAGAACTGCCGGCGCAAGCTGGCCGGTCAGAAGTACCGCGTGCTGATGCAGTTCGGCGACCAGCTCGGCGACTTCGTCCAGGTGGTGGCCAACACGCCCGAAGGCCGCGATCAGCTGCTGCAGCAGTACGACGACTGGTTCGGCGAGCGCTGGTGGATGCTGCCCAACCCGACCTACGGCTCCTGGGAACCGGCGCTGTTCAACAACGCCTGGGACCAGCCGCGCGAGGCGCGCCGCAGCAGCAAGCGCGAGGCGCTGAACACGGCGCCGTAAGCGCCTTGGCGCAGCGCAACACCGGTTGATTTATTTAAATCAAATACTTACGACGCAATACTTCAGGTATTGCATTAGCTTGGCGGCGAGCGTAACCTGCTCCCGTCCGGTGCGAACCGGAGCCATGCCACAACTCGACATCCCGGCTACGGCCGGTTTAAAGGAGGCCCAGCGCCTCCTTTTTTTATGCGCCGGTTCGCCGCCATTCGCCGTCTATTCGATGGCATTACCGGCTTTTGTCGATCCGTAACCCAGGCGACCGACTTTGCTCCATCCCGCCGTAACCCCCGCGACGCGGGCGCCCGCCACGATCCGCGACCGACTTGGCTTGTCCGCGGCCGGCGCCGCAGCCAAGATGCCGCCAGCGACTGGGGGAGCCGCCGCATGCCACCGATCCGACGCGCCATGGCCGCGTTGCTGCTGAGCCTCGCCGCGCTAGTCGGCTGCGACCGCTCGCCTCCGGCCGACACCGACGCGCCGCCCAAACTGCCGGCCGAGGCGGTGCAGCAACTGGTGCACGACCTGCGCCGCAACGACCTGCGCGGCTACGCCCGCCACGCCGTGCCGCCCGAGCTGCACCGGCGCCTGGAAACCGCTTGGCGCGAAGGCCGCACCACCTGGCCGCTGACCGAGCTGCCGCTGGACGACCGCCTGCCCGCCTTCCTGCAAGCCCTGGCCGCGCCGGACGCGGAGAAGAAACTGCAGGCCGTGTACAAGCGCCAATTCGCCGGCGCCCATACCGAACTGCGCTCGGCCGCCGCCACTTTGGGTCTGTTCGCCACCCAGTACGTGCGCAGCGAGGGCGACTACAGCGACGAGGAGCGCGACCACTACGCGCAGCTGATCGCGGCGATGAGCGCCTGGGGCCAGCGCGCGCCGCTGGGCGACGCGACCCGCGCGCGCGTGGCGATCGCGCAGCTGTCCGCGGCCGCGCGCCAGAGCGGCCTCAGCGGCCCCGACGCGTTCCGCCTGACCGGCATGGACCGCAGCCTGGAGCGGCTGGGCCCGTTCTTCGGCCGCTTCAAACAGGTGCTGGTGGGCTACGGCCTGGACTTCGACGCCAGCCTGGACGGCGTGGACGCGAGCCTGGCCGAGCAGACCGGCGACACCGCGCGCGTGCGGATTCGTTACACGTTGGCCGAGCAGCCGATCGATGCCTTCGTAAAGGTGGAGCGCCACGACGGACGCTGGTATCTGAGCGATGTGTTGCGGCATGCGGAAACCGAAGCGGCGCGGACGGCGGCAGCCAGCGTTGCGCCGAAGGCGCCTGGGGCAAAGACGGCGCCGTAGCAAGTCGCGACGACACCGCCGGCGATGCCGGCGCGGTGGTTGCGGATTCGCGGTCGCGGCTCACGCCGCTCCTACCCCCGCCGACGGCGCGCCGATGCTTCTGTAGGAGCGGCGTAAGCCGCGATCGCAGGTTCCGGCCGTTCACGCTGCCGCGGTAAATCGCGCTGTCGCGGTCGCGGCTCACGCCGCTCCTACCCCGAAGCTTGGGCGGTGCTAGCCGCGACCTGCGGGGCCGAATGGGCATAATGCAGGCGATGCCGAAACAGACGCCCCTGCCCTTCCCCGACGCCACACCGTCAGCGGACGGCGCCCCTCCGGCGGCCACCGCCACGGACGCCGGCGCCGAGCCTGCGCCCGCAGGCGCCGTGGAAGGCGCGCGAGACGCGCAGCCCGAAGGCGCCGATAGCATCGCGATCGGCACCGAATCGCCGCCGATCGCCGACATATCGCACTCCCCGGCCGAACCGGACTTGGCCCGCCCCCCTTCTTCCGAGCCCGACTTGAGCAACCACCCGCATTCCCAACCCGACCCCGCCCAGGCCGAGCTGCCGATACCGCCGCCGGCCGCCGAACCGCGCCCGCTGCCGCCGCCCGCGCGCCGCCCCTGGTGGGCCAAGCTGCTGGGCAGGCTGATGGCGCCGTGGGTGCAGCTGACCATCGAGCCCAAGTCGCCGACCGAGCACGTGGCCGAGGAATGGAACGGCCGCCCGGTCTGCTACGTGCTCGAGGACTACGGCCTGTCCAACGCGCTGATCCTGGAACGCGCCTGCCGCGAATCCGGCCTGCCCTCGCCGCTGCAGCCGCTGCCCGGCGATCCGCTGGGCCGCAAGCGCGCTTATGTCGCGTTGTCGCGGCGCAATGCCGGCGGCACCCTGGCGCCGCTGCAGTCGCTGGGCGAAACCCTGGTCGGCGCGCCGCAACCGCCGCCGCCGGCCAAGACCCATTCCGGCTCGCTGGCGCGCCTGATCGACGCCCACCGCATCGATCCCGAACTGGACGTGCAGCTGGTGCCGGTGTCGATCTTCGTCGGCCGCGCGCCGGACCGCAGCACCGGCTGGTTCTCGGTGCTGTTCTCGGAAAACTGGACCCTGGTCGGCCGCTTCCGCCGGCTGTTGGCGATCCTGCTCAACGGCCGCCACACCGTGGTGCGGTTCTCGCCGCCGGTCTCGTTGCGCGGCATCGTCGCCGAAGGCCTGCCGCCCGAGCGCACCGTGCGCAAGCTCTCGCGCGTGCTGCGCACCCACTTCCGCCGCATCCGCGCCGCGGTGATCGGCCCCGACCTGTCGACCCGGCGCCTGCTGGTCGACCAGGTGCTGGCGTCCGAGCCGGTCAAGGAAGCCATCGCCGACCAGGCCCGCCGCGACGGCAACGGCCTGGCCGAAGCCTGGAAGAAAGCGCATGCGATGGCGTACGAGATCGCCGCCGACTATTCGCATCCGGTGGTGCGCTCGGCCAGCTTCCTGCTGACGCCGGTGTGGAACCGCATCTACCGCGGCGTGCTGGTGCACCACCTGGACAAGCTCAAGCAGGACGCGCCCGGCTACGAAGTGATCTACGTGCCCTGCCACCGCAGCCACCTGGATTACCTGCTGCTGAGCTACCTGCTGTACACCAAGGGCATCGTGCCGCCGCACATCGCCGCCGGCGCCAACCTCAACCTGCCGGTGGTGGGCACCATCCTGCGCAAGGGCGGCGCGTTCTTCCTGCGCCGCAGCATCCGCGGCAGCGCGCTGTATTCGGCGGTGTTCTCCGAGTACGTGGCGCAGCTGGTCGCGGGCGGCTATTCCATCGAGTACTTCATCGAAGGCGGACGTTCGCGCACCGGCCGGTTGCTGCCGCCCAAGGGCGGCATGATCGTGATGACCGTGCGCGGCTTCCTGCGCCAGCCCACGCGACCGGTGCTGTTCCAGCCGGTCTACATCGGCTACGAAAAGCTGATGGAGGGCAACAGCTACCTGGACGAACTGTCGGGCAAGCCCAAGCAAAAGGAATCGATCTGGCAGCTGCTGTGGGGCATCCCCAAGGTGCTGCGCTCCAACTACGGCCAGGTGGTGGTGAACTTCGGCGAACCGATCCGCCTCAACGACGTGCTCGCCGAGCACGCGCCGGAATGGAACGGCCAACCGGTGAGCGAAGACGAAAAGCCGCAGTGGCTGTCCGACACCGTCGAGGCGCTGGCGCAGCGGATCCAGGTCAACGTCAACCGCGCCGCCGACGTCAACCCGATCAACCTGCTGGCGCTGGCGCTGCTGTCCACGCCCAAGCACGCCATGGGCGAGGCCGACCTGCTGGCGCAGATCGCGCTGAGCAAGACCCTGCTGGCCGAACTGCCGTATTCCGACCGCGTCACCGTCACCCCGCACACGCCGCAGGAAATCGTCGCCCACGGCGAGGAGATCAACGTGCTCGAGCGCATCGCCCATCCGCTGGGCGACGTGCTCGGCGTGGACGAAGACAAGGCGGTGCTGCTGAGTTACTTCCGCAACAACGTGCTGCACCTGTTCACCGCGGCCTCGTGGATCGCCTGCTGCTTCCAGCACAACCGGCGCATGAGCCAGGCCGGCCTGCTGCGCCTGGGCCGCAGCGTGTACCCGTTCCTGCAGTCCGAATTGTTCCTGCCCTGGAGCGAGGACGAATTTGCCGAGCGTTTGAGCCGCACCGTGGAGGTGTTCATCCGCGAAGGCCTGCTCGAACGCGTGAGCGAGGACGACGGCGGCATCCTGGCGCGCAACGCCGGCCAGACCGACGAAGTGTTCCGCCTGCGCGCGATCGGCCATTCGCTGCAGCAGGCCTTCGAGCGCTATTACATCGCCATCTCGGTGCTGGTGAAGAACGGCGCCGGCACGCTCTCGGCCGGCGAGCTGGAAAGCCTGTGCCAACTGGCCGCGCAGCGCCTGTCGCTGCTGTACGCACCGGCTGCGCCGGAGTTCTTCGACAAGACCCTGTTCCGCGGCTTCATCCAGAAGCTGCGCGAACTCAAGCTGGTCTGGCCCGACGCCAACGGCAAGCTGGCCTTCGACGCGCGCCTGGACACCTGGGCCAAGGACGCCAAGGTCATCCTGGGCCGCGAACTGCGCCATACGATCGAGAAGATCAGCCCGGAGATGGCCAAGCCGGCGACGGCGGAGCCGGCGGCCGGCTGAGCGTCCGACGGCCCGAAACCGTCATTCCCGCGAAGGCCGGAACCCATTCTGCTTTTTTCGCTGAATGAGATCCCCGCCGCAGGGAGGCGGCTAAAGATCAAAATCGGTTCCGGCTTTCGCCGGAATGACGATGTGTGGAATCGCGGCCACCACCGCATACCGGCTTCCGCCGACCTGATACTCGTCACTGCTCGCGCCCCCGCGACCCGGTTACCATCGCCGGACCCCGCACCGGTCTCGCCGATGTCCGCACGCGCCTCGACTTCCGCGCTCCCGTCCAACCCCGCCGCGCTCGCGCCGGCACGCGACGATGGCCCGCCGCGCGGCGCCTGGCTCGAAATTCCGCTGCTGTCCGCGCGCCTGCTGTGGCGGCACTGGCCGGCATTGTTCTTCTGGTTTTTCGCCCAGCGGGTCTGCTACGACCTGCTGATGGACCTGGCGGTCAAGCTGGGCGAGCGCTCGGTGCTGATGTCGTTCGCGGCGCTGTCGGTGCTGATCGTGACCCAGCTGGTCGGCACCATCTTCATGTTCCAGTCGTTGCGGCCGTCCTTGCCGATGCTGGCCTACGGCGCGGTCACCCCGGACACCCGGGCGGTGCGCAAGCAATGGATCACCGCGTTGGCGATCGCGTTGCTGCCGTTCTTCGCCTACTACGTGGGTTGGGGCCTGATGGAGGGCCTGCGCCGCTACTTCGGCATCGCTTATTTCTTCAGCATATGGGAGCGCGAGGACCTGGGCCACGTGCTTGGCCTGAAAGGCCTGTGGATCGCGCTCGCAGTGGCCTGGGCGGTGCGCTGGCTCAGCAAGCGCCGCGCCGCGGCCACGGGACACGCCTCATGGAACGTGCTGGCGACGATCTGCGAGGCCTACTGGGTGTTCGTGGGCGTGGCCGCGATCGGCCAGATCATCCAGACCGGCAAGGACTGGTGGCACCAGCGCGCGGTGTACGTGGCGGTCACCGACTGGTGGGAAAGCCCGACCGCGCTGTTCAAGCTGCTGGCGCCGATCAAGCGCGCGCTGGCGCCGCTGTGGGACTTCGTCGCCACCGCTGGCGGCGCTGTGGCGCTGCCGCTGATCTGGCTGGCGATCACCGCGATCATCTACGGCATCGACCTGCGCAAGGCCCAGCGCATCGACCAGGCCGACGCGCCGCTGGACCGTGCGGTCGCGCGCTTCAAGGCCATGCACTTCACCCTGCGCATGCTCGCCGACAAGGCCAGCGCCGGCTGGACCAGCAAGGGCGTGCCGGTGGTCAATAGCCTGCGCCTGGTGTTGCGCGCGGGCCTGCCGGCGCTGCTGACGCTGTGCGTGTGCTGGCAACTGCTGGCCTACCTGGACTCGTGGTCGTG from Lysobacter silvisoli encodes the following:
- a CDS encoding sel1 repeat family protein, whose protein sequence is MTILLLALLPLSIGAIAAEKRAAPPPDPTEDPLILSGGFLTHHPDLRYRLLGIEAYKDKKLEKAMKFFVRAGYYSDKASQGMVGEMLWNGEGAPKDRALAYVWMDLAAERGYRGFLLLREKYWREMSEDERARALAEGPALYAVNGDAAARERLNRELRRGRRQTTGSRTGFTGNMQIIVPGPGGSQQVISGSKFYDERYWDPEQYAQWHDQIWMKPRVGTVDIGDVEKVEEVGTRIRSAAPNIDAPEPEVPDEPAPKPTP
- a CDS encoding UvrD-helicase domain-containing protein — protein: MHGLNPPQRAAVLATEGPLLVLAGAGSGKTRVIVEKIAHLIGSGRMPAKRIAAITFTNKSAKEMKERVAKRIKGDATEGLTICTFHALGLRFLQIEHAKAGLRRGFSVFDSDDSAAQVKDLLPPGSKPDVLDNMRGLISRAKNAGLSPEEALAAAGSPREMEAALLYQRYQQRLTTFNAVDFDDLIRLPVQMLESDEDLRLGWRERIGYLLVDECQDTNDAQYRLLKALAGPRGLFTCVGDDDQSIYAWRGANPDNLLQLGQDYPALQIVKLEQNYRCSNRVLRAANTLIANNPHEHPKTLWSDQPDGERIRVWECRDSAHEAEKVASEIHFLAQKHEAPWSDFCILFRGNHQSRALEKALQLLRVPYHLTGGTAFLERGEVKDALSWLRLIANPDDDAAFLRAVGSPKREVGATTLAKLAELAQQAHMPMSRAAESMHALKQLTPRAANALDGFTQIVRGLRGEAQRVSPAELVRTLAERSGLLAAIRAQCKDEASFQRRKANLEELSDWFDAGKGAGPGELAAQLALLSHADKGEAGNQVRLMSLHAAKGLEFRFVFIVGVEEGNLPHEASIEEGRLDEERRLMYVGITRAKQALYLSHSRETQRWGDRIRLLPSRFIEELPAGELQRDGADPVADAARKQERASAGFAAIKALLEGG
- a CDS encoding GNAT family N-acetyltransferase, whose translation is MPVQIRPATTADHPAIVALNLESEHLLSPMDGPRLARLEREAAYLRVAEEGGEVLGFLLALREGADYDSPNYLWFAQRYLRFLYIDRVVVALHAQGRRVGAAMYDDLFAFARAQAVSPVTCEFYSEPLNEPSQRFHARYGFHEVGSQWVADGAKRVSLQVATP
- a CDS encoding RidA family protein encodes the protein MSAAHAAAAAPPEFLTSPDPAAASLPFSEAVRSGDLLFLSGQIGTVPGKTEVVAGGIAAEAEQTLKNIETVLARHGAGMGDVVKCTVFLADIKEWPAFNEVYRKHFKPPYPARSALAASGLALNARVEVECIAHAPKR
- a CDS encoding 5'-nucleotidase, lipoprotein e(P4) family; protein product: MTARVLTLSVLSCALALAACKRTETPAAAPADNAAPAPAATAAAKPAGLAADDNLNAVLWVQTSAEYRAATQTVYRAAADHLDAALKQKNWDALVPDERGNAATGLPPAVIMDVDETVLDNSPYQARLVRDGKEYDEVTWDAWVAEKKAKPLPGVVDFAKAASAKGVTILYLSNRAEHLQAATLANLRDAGLPVKDESVFLGLGTFVEGCEQNGSEKNCRRKLAGQKYRVLMQFGDQLGDFVQVVANTPEGRDQLLQQYDDWFGERWWMLPNPTYGSWEPALFNNAWDQPREARRSSKREALNTAP
- the plsB gene encoding glycerol-3-phosphate 1-O-acyltransferase PlsB, with amino-acid sequence MQAMPKQTPLPFPDATPSADGAPPAATATDAGAEPAPAGAVEGARDAQPEGADSIAIGTESPPIADISHSPAEPDLARPPSSEPDLSNHPHSQPDPAQAELPIPPPAAEPRPLPPPARRPWWAKLLGRLMAPWVQLTIEPKSPTEHVAEEWNGRPVCYVLEDYGLSNALILERACRESGLPSPLQPLPGDPLGRKRAYVALSRRNAGGTLAPLQSLGETLVGAPQPPPPAKTHSGSLARLIDAHRIDPELDVQLVPVSIFVGRAPDRSTGWFSVLFSENWTLVGRFRRLLAILLNGRHTVVRFSPPVSLRGIVAEGLPPERTVRKLSRVLRTHFRRIRAAVIGPDLSTRRLLVDQVLASEPVKEAIADQARRDGNGLAEAWKKAHAMAYEIAADYSHPVVRSASFLLTPVWNRIYRGVLVHHLDKLKQDAPGYEVIYVPCHRSHLDYLLLSYLLYTKGIVPPHIAAGANLNLPVVGTILRKGGAFFLRRSIRGSALYSAVFSEYVAQLVAGGYSIEYFIEGGRSRTGRLLPPKGGMIVMTVRGFLRQPTRPVLFQPVYIGYEKLMEGNSYLDELSGKPKQKESIWQLLWGIPKVLRSNYGQVVVNFGEPIRLNDVLAEHAPEWNGQPVSEDEKPQWLSDTVEALAQRIQVNVNRAADVNPINLLALALLSTPKHAMGEADLLAQIALSKTLLAELPYSDRVTVTPHTPQEIVAHGEEINVLERIAHPLGDVLGVDEDKAVLLSYFRNNVLHLFTAASWIACCFQHNRRMSQAGLLRLGRSVYPFLQSELFLPWSEDEFAERLSRTVEVFIREGLLERVSEDDGGILARNAGQTDEVFRLRAIGHSLQQAFERYYIAISVLVKNGAGTLSAGELESLCQLAAQRLSLLYAPAAPEFFDKTLFRGFIQKLRELKLVWPDANGKLAFDARLDTWAKDAKVILGRELRHTIEKISPEMAKPATAEPAAG